The following are encoded together in the Capsulimonas corticalis genome:
- a CDS encoding tetratricopeptide repeat protein: MKLRPALIASVIGIYALSIAASIYVGVRLAGHLPALLSSGGSPYFQIWNRGDRYSELGNYGAAIREYDKMIAMRPNKVEGYTYRAIAEYHAGLYDRSIQDDTTGIALLNRREGILEQGAPAGMTYQDQLESVPNSQARLYRNRGAVYAKLGDITQATRDFKQAIALEPDEPAYYGALSSLYRRTQQYGLDASNWKDATVNVPDSAYCWTYYGRAQYQLGNISEAVLASLRAMHLDPKLAAPKFNLALCYAVRDQWDLAEPIYREAIALGDSRAQANAVKMVRNGREAHPNSQALRKAEALLGSP, translated from the coding sequence ATGAAGCTGCGTCCGGCGCTTATCGCGAGTGTGATTGGAATTTACGCGCTGTCCATCGCCGCCTCGATTTATGTCGGCGTCCGTTTGGCGGGACATCTGCCGGCGCTGCTGAGCTCCGGCGGCTCGCCCTATTTCCAGATTTGGAATCGAGGCGATCGCTACTCCGAGCTTGGGAATTACGGGGCCGCGATCCGTGAGTACGACAAAATGATCGCGATGCGGCCCAACAAAGTCGAAGGCTACACGTACCGGGCGATCGCGGAGTACCATGCGGGGCTTTACGACCGATCGATTCAAGACGACACCACGGGCATCGCGCTTCTGAACCGCCGCGAAGGGATCTTAGAGCAGGGCGCGCCCGCCGGCATGACCTATCAGGATCAGCTGGAGAGCGTCCCGAATTCTCAGGCAAGACTGTATCGCAATCGCGGCGCCGTTTATGCGAAGCTTGGCGATATCACGCAGGCCACCCGCGACTTCAAGCAGGCGATCGCCCTGGAGCCAGACGAGCCGGCGTATTACGGCGCCCTGTCCTCCCTCTACCGCCGCACCCAGCAATACGGCCTCGACGCGTCGAATTGGAAAGACGCCACCGTGAACGTTCCCGACAGCGCTTACTGCTGGACATACTACGGACGGGCGCAGTATCAGCTGGGAAACATTTCGGAAGCCGTCCTGGCGAGTCTGCGCGCCATGCATTTGGACCCAAAGCTGGCGGCCCCGAAATTTAACCTGGCGCTTTGCTACGCGGTGCGCGACCAGTGGGACCTGGCCGAGCCGATTTACCGCGAGGCGATTGCGCTGGGCGACTCCCGCGCGCAGGCAAACGCCGTGAAAATGGTGCGGAACGGACGAGAAGCGCACCCCAATTCTCAGGCTCTGCGCAAGGCGGAAGCGCTGCTGGGCTCTCCTTAG
- a CDS encoding tetratricopeptide repeat protein yields the protein MNTRPALIASVIGIVAISMAATAYVGVRALSWLTSSSALGGVGYYGINSVANNYATQGNYPAAIAEYDKMIAMRPNKQDGYMLRAMAEFRAHQFKPAIRDNTTALNLLTTRAGIEEVGFNPNASYQQKLNCVPEAQASLYYNRAVVYDNLNDLPHAIADYTADLAIHPHDADAHQNRAWACLKTKQYDLGISDCAANIARHPKRVVDYSNRGQLYAAKGDTSHAIADFNTAIALKPTDPQYYELLSQVYMKTRQYAKDEANWKMATEVMPQNSLSWGNYGWAQYQAGHLPASIASSQHAVQIDPSATFAKANIALCYAIANQWDQAAPIYRDVIGRHDKSAVTGALGDVRDALKTHPASPSLRKAAALLTDA from the coding sequence ATGAATACGCGCCCGGCGCTCATTGCGAGCGTCATCGGCATCGTTGCGATCTCCATGGCCGCGACCGCTTACGTCGGCGTGCGCGCGCTGTCATGGCTTACATCCAGCAGCGCCCTTGGCGGGGTGGGGTACTACGGGATCAATAGCGTCGCAAACAATTATGCCACTCAGGGGAATTACCCAGCCGCGATCGCCGAATATGACAAAATGATTGCAATGCGCCCGAACAAGCAGGATGGTTACATGCTGCGCGCGATGGCGGAATTTCGCGCCCATCAATTTAAGCCCGCGATTCGTGACAACACAACCGCCTTGAATCTGCTGACGACTCGCGCGGGAATTGAAGAAGTCGGCTTTAACCCGAACGCGAGCTATCAGCAAAAGCTCAACTGCGTTCCAGAGGCCCAGGCGTCTCTCTATTACAATCGCGCTGTCGTTTACGACAACCTCAACGATCTTCCGCACGCCATTGCCGACTATACGGCCGATCTCGCCATTCATCCCCATGACGCTGACGCCCACCAAAATCGCGCCTGGGCATGTCTGAAGACGAAGCAGTACGATCTGGGAATCTCGGATTGCGCCGCCAATATCGCCCGGCATCCGAAGCGCGTTGTCGATTATAGTAACCGTGGACAGCTTTACGCCGCGAAAGGCGACACTTCTCACGCGATCGCGGATTTCAATACGGCGATTGCTTTGAAACCGACCGATCCGCAGTATTACGAATTGTTATCCCAGGTCTACATGAAGACGCGGCAGTACGCGAAGGATGAGGCGAATTGGAAGATGGCGACGGAGGTTATGCCGCAGAACTCGCTTTCCTGGGGCAACTACGGATGGGCGCAGTATCAGGCCGGACATCTGCCGGCATCGATCGCCAGCAGCCAGCATGCGGTCCAGATCGATCCGAGCGCCACATTCGCGAAGGCCAATATCGCGCTCTGCTATGCGATCGCGAATCAATGGGATCAGGCGGCGCCGATCTACCGCGACGTGATCGGTCGTCATGACAAAAGCGCGGTGACGGGAGCCTTGGGCGATGTGCGGGATGCTCTCAAAACACATCCGGCTTCGCCGTCGCTGCGCAAGGCGGCGGCGCTTCTGACGGATGCTTAA
- a CDS encoding DUF3592 domain-containing protein, which yields MWMCERCQSIVDDEMTSCPRCGSPPLPAAARPLSQNAPAAPMSPGEFAPKFGRPVGADGAVQTSPADSPAPVYPSDAGPRPPMSAPSPSSAEKMAVGVGVGVLVLMFLGRLLNPVRLLFVAIGVGVIFLGHYLEHRRDTFQARAIHASGRVVRLDQGGSGGDLYYYPVVDFVTREGAPTQFRDTQGSRPPSNHVGDTVEIYYNPLAPTDAQIDSPVSRWLPIGMYVCGALVVLAAIVGNVARNGGDSDLMGSF from the coding sequence ATGTGGATGTGCGAACGCTGTCAATCGATTGTCGATGACGAAATGACGTCCTGCCCGCGCTGTGGATCGCCGCCGCTGCCGGCGGCGGCGCGGCCGCTTTCCCAAAATGCTCCGGCGGCGCCAATGTCTCCGGGCGAGTTTGCGCCGAAGTTTGGACGTCCGGTTGGGGCGGACGGCGCGGTGCAGACTTCGCCCGCCGATTCGCCGGCGCCCGTTTATCCTTCGGACGCCGGGCCTCGTCCGCCCATGAGCGCGCCTTCGCCGTCCTCGGCGGAGAAGATGGCGGTGGGCGTTGGTGTTGGCGTTCTTGTGCTGATGTTTTTGGGGCGGCTGCTAAACCCGGTGCGGCTGCTATTTGTCGCGATCGGCGTGGGCGTGATCTTCCTGGGCCATTATCTGGAGCACCGCCGCGATACTTTCCAGGCGCGCGCGATCCATGCGTCCGGGCGTGTCGTACGTCTGGATCAGGGCGGCTCCGGCGGGGATCTCTATTACTATCCAGTCGTCGATTTTGTCACGCGCGAGGGAGCGCCGACACAGTTTCGCGACACGCAGGGGTCTCGGCCGCCGTCAAACCATGTCGGAGATACGGTTGAGATCTATTACAACCCGCTGGCGCCGACGGACGCGCAGATCGATTCCCCGGTTTCCCGCTGGCTGCCGATCGGCATGTATGTGTGCGGAGCGCTGGTGGTTCTGGCGGCGATCGTGGGAAACGTCGCCCGGAACGGCGGGGATTCCGATCTGATGGGATCGTTTTGA
- the lepB gene encoding signal peptidase I, producing the protein MPTSNFTDFLANISLVWIVGVITIATVLRVALVRLPSPGARSTAEFLESGIIAIGLVFLLIRPFLIQAFFIPSASMEPTLLGQQGAGDHILVNKLGNRLHKPQREDITVFIAPPAAVEGTSEASSGMPVDYVKRLIGAPGDRIEAHEGRVYINGTAFSHSDLRRKFLEAGLFGQEAQQETANEPGYDLQANYHLRFTDKGVTVNGTLIPDSKVAEVMTSQPSYPVKIVPGFTMRNGVKIDEPFTAEDPDYNLKLYNGQSLKEDNNHFRLNGVAITPEDYATYNSNPPGTVPPHMYYMMGDNRNDSKDSTEWGPLDENRIVGKAQWIFWPLNRIRALH; encoded by the coding sequence TTGCCGACATCGAACTTTACCGATTTCCTCGCCAATATCAGCCTCGTGTGGATCGTCGGGGTCATTACGATCGCGACTGTGCTTCGTGTCGCCCTGGTGCGTCTTCCGTCGCCGGGCGCGCGCTCCACCGCCGAGTTTTTGGAATCCGGGATCATCGCGATCGGCCTGGTCTTTCTGCTGATCCGTCCCTTTTTGATCCAGGCGTTTTTTATCCCGTCCGCCTCCATGGAGCCGACGCTGCTCGGGCAGCAGGGCGCCGGGGATCATATCCTGGTCAACAAGCTCGGCAATCGTCTCCACAAGCCCCAGCGGGAGGACATCACCGTCTTCATCGCGCCGCCGGCGGCGGTGGAGGGCACATCGGAGGCGAGCTCGGGGATGCCGGTCGATTATGTGAAGCGGCTGATCGGCGCGCCGGGCGACCGGATCGAGGCGCATGAGGGTCGAGTTTATATCAACGGCACCGCGTTCAGCCACTCGGATTTGCGTCGGAAATTTCTGGAGGCGGGACTTTTCGGCCAGGAAGCCCAGCAGGAAACGGCGAACGAACCCGGTTATGACTTGCAGGCGAATTATCACCTGCGCTTCACCGACAAGGGCGTAACCGTCAACGGAACGCTCATCCCCGATTCCAAAGTCGCGGAGGTCATGACGAGCCAGCCCAGCTATCCCGTCAAGATCGTTCCCGGCTTCACGATGCGCAACGGCGTGAAGATCGACGAGCCGTTCACCGCCGAGGACCCCGATTACAACCTCAAGCTGTATAACGGGCAGTCGCTCAAGGAAGACAATAACCACTTCCGGCTAAACGGCGTGGCGATTACGCCGGAAGACTACGCGACCTACAATAGTAACCCTCCGGGGACGGTCCCGCCGCATATGTATTATATGATGGGGGACAACCGGAACGACAGCAAGGACAGCACGGAGTGGGGGCCGCTGGACGAGAACCGTATCGTCGGCAAGGCCCAGTGGATCTTCTGGCCGCTCAACCGGATCCGCGCCCTGCATTGA
- a CDS encoding AraC family transcriptional regulator, with product MNIERYLPTDALRPFVKTMMIVESEDGMDSRVLPDTSLVLAFRLRGRLEQTEGQLPASSISGLRKSLRLIGYARDTAVLLVNFREGGAGAFFREPLHDLFGANIPLDCLISRSRVEEVEECLTALPTNRRKIALVERFLISEMKMRESDLLVLDAVRRIQAGGGSLRIRELASALHISQDPLEKRFRRAVGASPKQFSSIVRLRGVIEARPSGRGLSEAAHAAGYFDQSHFIKDFKTFTGQSPQVFFEGPPPW from the coding sequence ATGAACATCGAGAGATATCTGCCCACGGATGCGCTCAGGCCGTTCGTCAAGACGATGATGATCGTCGAGAGCGAAGACGGCATGGATAGCCGGGTTCTTCCGGATACGTCGCTGGTGCTCGCCTTTCGACTCCGGGGGCGGCTGGAGCAGACGGAAGGACAATTGCCCGCTTCCAGCATTTCGGGACTGCGAAAATCGCTGCGTTTGATCGGTTACGCCCGGGACACGGCCGTGCTGTTGGTCAACTTCCGCGAAGGCGGCGCGGGGGCGTTTTTCCGTGAGCCGCTCCATGACTTATTTGGAGCGAACATCCCGCTGGACTGCCTGATTTCCCGCTCGCGAGTGGAGGAAGTCGAGGAATGCCTGACCGCGCTTCCCACAAACCGGCGGAAAATCGCCCTGGTCGAGCGTTTTCTGATCTCCGAAATGAAGATGCGCGAATCGGATCTTCTTGTGCTGGACGCCGTGCGCCGCATTCAGGCCGGCGGCGGCAGCCTGCGGATCCGGGAGCTGGCGTCGGCGCTGCATATCAGCCAGGATCCGCTGGAAAAGCGGTTTCGGCGCGCCGTCGGTGCGTCGCCCAAACAGTTCTCCTCCATCGTGCGCCTGCGCGGCGTCATCGAAGCCCGGCCTTCGGGACGCGGCCTCTCGGAAGCCGCCCACGCCGCCGGTTACTTCGACCAATCCCACTTCATCAAAGACTTCAAGACATTTACCGGACAGTCTCCCCAGGTCTTTTTCGAGGGACCGCCGCCGTGGTAG
- a CDS encoding YciI family protein, with protein sequence MNEYVLLVRVDRSALAPEQVQAIQSGWGPVLEKWVARGQYVTSNLIVGDGYVLSGPDRETTQGVVSGNGGAVVSTITLLAETIEEAIELAKVCPPLNFGGSVEVRLRQPPVVIPGN encoded by the coding sequence ATGAACGAGTATGTTTTGCTGGTAAGAGTAGACCGCTCCGCGCTGGCGCCCGAGCAGGTTCAGGCGATCCAATCGGGATGGGGGCCGGTGCTGGAAAAGTGGGTGGCGCGCGGCCAATACGTGACGAGCAATCTTATTGTGGGCGATGGGTACGTGCTTTCCGGGCCAGACCGGGAAACGACCCAGGGCGTCGTTTCCGGCAACGGCGGCGCCGTCGTCAGCACGATCACGCTCCTGGCGGAGACGATCGAAGAGGCGATTGAGCTCGCCAAGGTCTGCCCGCCCCTCAACTTCGGCGGATCGGTGGAAGTGCGATTGCGCCAGCCTCCCGTCGTCATTCCGGGGAATTGA
- a CDS encoding DUF2721 domain-containing protein has translation MEITLTTPALLFPAISLLLLAYTNRFLALSALVRELYARHKADPKNHLLRGQIENLRYRVILIRNMQAFGTCSLLLCVVCMFVLFAGWVMLGKVIFGVSLVLMIVSLSMSVREIQVSVNALKLQLSDMEHDET, from the coding sequence ATGGAAATAACCCTTACGACCCCCGCGCTTCTCTTTCCCGCAATTTCTTTGCTCCTGCTTGCCTACACGAATCGGTTTCTTGCCCTGTCGGCGCTGGTGCGCGAGCTTTATGCGCGGCATAAGGCCGATCCGAAGAATCATTTATTGCGCGGGCAGATCGAGAATCTGCGCTATCGGGTGATTTTGATTCGCAATATGCAGGCGTTTGGGACGTGCAGTTTGCTGCTATGTGTCGTCTGCATGTTCGTTCTGTTTGCGGGATGGGTGATGCTGGGGAAGGTGATCTTTGGCGTGAGCCTGGTGCTGATGATTGTGTCGCTCAGCATGTCCGTGCGGGAGATCCAGGTGTCCGTCAACGCGCTGAAGCTTCAGCTGAGCGATATGGAGCATGATGAGACCTGA